Sequence from the Paenibacillus tundrae genome:
GAAGACCATGAGCGAGTTCTTCATCGCGAGCACCATATTAATCGTGAAGAATGGCGCAATAAGCGGGAAGGTAATGCTCCAGAACTCACGCCATTTACCTGCACCGTCAATACTTGATGCCTCATACAGTGTTGGTGATATCGTTTGCAAACCAGCCAAATACAGAATGGTGTTTAATGCCACCGACTGCCACACTGCCACAATGACGATCCCGATCCAGGCTAAGCTTTCGCTACCCAGAATGTTCGTTGATAGTGCGTTGATGCCGAGGTTCTGTCCCCAGATCGGAAATACGTTGGAGAACAGGTAGTTAAATATGTAACCTACAATCAATACACTTAGAATATTGGGCAAAAAGTAGATACCACGGAAAAAGTTACGGAACTTAATCTTGGCATTGAGCCCTAGGGCAATAAGCAGGCTAAGGATATTCGTTAAGATCGTGACCACGATCGCGAATTTGAAGGTAAACCAGTAGGCATTACCCACATTGTCATCCCGAAATAAGTTGAAGTAGTTTTTGAATCCGACAAAATCATATTGTTTACCGAATCCATTGTAGTTCGTGAATGAATAATAGATCCCTTGGATTGCCGGCAGCGTCATAAATACGAAGAACAATACGACCGCCGGAACGGTCATCCAGTAATAGGGTGCCATGCGTTTGTTCATATGCCATCCTCCTACGGACAAGGGTTAACGCCGGTTCGCTACCTTGTCCCATTCTTTGTCGAGTGTATCTAGATAGTTATCAATATTTTGATTTTGCAAAAAGGACTGCACGATGGAATTCAGTTGCACAGCGGCTGGAATATAGTGATCGGCGAAGTCGATGACCTTGCCCTGCTCAATATATGGCATCAATTCCTGCACGGCAGGATCATCCTGCTTGACGCCCTCTACCGCAGAGAACAATGTCTGTTCGTCGATATATCTCCCGATATTCTCAGGCTCCAGCAAAAAGGCAATGAACTCCTCGGCCTGTGCACGGTTTGGTGTATCCGCCGCAATGGTAAACAACGAATCGATACCGTTTACAAGCTTGATCTGACTTGCGTCATTACCTGTTGGGAACGGGAAGAAGCCAATGTCCACATTTGGATTCGCCTTACGAATCTCCGGGATAGCCCACGTTCCTTGGATGTACATGAAGGCTTCACCATTAGCAAACGCCCGGTTACCATCCGAATACGCTTTACCGAAGTTATCGCTATGACCATACTTCATCAGTTCAAGCTGTTTCTCCGCGACCTCACGATACTTCTCCTTGAAGGTCACCTTATTCTCACGACGTTCGAGATAGAAATCGATGCCAACGAGGTTAGGCCCCAATGCATTGAACGGTAGATTGGTCTGCCAGTCATCTTTGTATGTGAAGTAAAAAGGAATTTTGCCTGCATCCTTAATTTGCTGGGCAGTAGCGATGAGCTCATCCCATGTCTTGGGCACGTCCAGTCCCATTTCGTTAAACAACGTTTTGTTGTACATGATGCCGTTTGCATTTGTTGCGTAAGGAATACCTGTCACTTCATCCATTCCCGTAACATCCTTTAGCATCTGTATGTAATTGGGGTCAATCGTTTGGACTAGGGAGCTGTCTGTCAGATCGGTGAAAATATCGCTTTGAGCCAGCGTTGAATAGGTATCGGTCGCACCCATCGCCATAATATCGGGGATGTCATTCTTGACAACCCTCGTCTTCAAAACCGTCTCGGCATCAGGAGGATTGACCTGAGTGACCTGGATATCAGCATGCGCTGCGTTGAAGGTTTGGATCAGATCGTCAAATGTTGCCTTCGCCTCAGGCTTGTTCTGAAAAAATTCAATCTGCACTTTGCCATTCGCGCTATCTCTGCTCGTACAGGAAGATAGAAGTACAGCCATCATTCCACACAGCAATAGCGCCCCGAGAGCCTTAGTAATTGATGTTCTCATGTTGTACCTCCTTTGCGTAATATGTAAATACATACCCATAGAGTGCTTGGAGGAACCATGTGCAATTCTTCCATTCGCTCTACGCACTTCTGTACTTACATCAATCGACATAAAATGCCCTTTCTTATTTCTAAAACGATTTCGATTAAAATGAATCAAGCGATCTATTCTGCTCAAGGGATGGAAAACAACCAAAAAAGAGACATCGGAATTCATCCAATGTCTCTCATTTAGTAGCTTTACGGCCTATAACAACCTGCTGTTATTCTATACGTTACGGACGTTCAATTTTGGGCAAAGCATTACGTAACCGTTTAGCGCGATAACCCTGAAATGCACGGATTAACATGCCGATAATAATCATCACTACACCGATGTTGATCGCAACATCTGCGAGATTCAAGATGCCGCGTCCAGAAGGGAACACCAGGAAATCCGTTACCCGGGCGTAAATGAATCGGTCGAGCGCATTACCGAGCGCTCCACCTACCATGAAGCCTGCGCCAGCCTGCATCCAGAAACCACGAATCTCCCCTTTTCTGCGGTAATATAAAATGCCTGCGATGAACAGGACAGCAATCACGCCGAATAAGCGTGCATTTCCCTGAAACAAACTGCCGGCCATGCCGGTGTTCTCGTAATGTTGGAGCTGCATGCCAGAGTCGCCGAGTCTCATCACATCTCCAACTTCCATATACATCCTCACTGCAATCTTGGTTCCTTGATCCACTAAGGTCACCAGCAGTGCCACAAAATAAAACAGCATCGTACCCTCTCCTCCTGTCTACTGCGCAACTCTAAGCGATAATTACTTTAGAATTATTAATAAGATTATTAAAATGATTTCTAATAGTGCGTGTTCAAAAAGGTCGGTTTTCAGTACCAAGAAGATGGGATAAAGATAGAAATGGAGTAGCAGAGCGTAGGCAAAACTACGTGAGCAACGGACATTTCGGCTGAATCCCATATTCGACGCTGAGATGCCTCAAGGCATCCTTCGTAATCAAAAGCGGACTTTTTGAACAACCTCTAATATTTAAAATGTTGTCTATTACGTTCCCCTTACTTTACCACAGTGGATACACGGTCTCCAAATGACCACCCGAGGTGCAACACAGTTCACGACCTTTGATGTGCTTGTCCATCTGCATCCAGCAGGTACCGACCCGAGCTATGTCGAATGTAGACAACAATCATATTGAAGAGGAGCTGCCCGAATTTGAATCTACCACTGACAGAGAAATTAAAGGAAATGCAGCAGGAAGAAAAAGAACTGATCTTCCACACCTTTAATTCAGAAACAGCGCTCCAGCTAGGCCTGCATCTCGTCGCAGAAGCCAAACGCCGTGCACAAGCCGTAACCATCGACATCACATTGAAGGGACACCGTCTATTTTTGCATGCGATGGAGGGTACACATCCCGACAATGAACACTGGATTAGACGTAAAAATAATGTGGTGAACCACTTCTTCTCCAGCTCTTGGCATACCGCCCTGCGGCTGAGAAACGAGAACCAATCCCTTGAGCAAAATTATAACCTGGCTGACGCAGACTATGTACTAGCCGGTGGTGCTTTCCCACTGATTATTGAAAATGGGGGACAGGTGGGTACGATCACCGTTTCAGGCTTGCCCGACGAGGAAGACCATGATCTAGTCACCACGGGCATTCGATCCTTTTTGTTGCAGCAAGGCTAGAAGAATCCTGTACTCACAATACCGTGAATCGTAAAATAGACATTAAAAACCGTACCTGTTATAGGTACGGTTGATGTTGTTCTTTCGTTTATCGAATAGCTGATAGCACATCCAGCAGCATGGACTTGAACTGAGGACGGTTAATCGCCTCACATACACGTACATTTGGCGCTTTACCGAAACGTCCGTTGATATCCACCACACTGTATCCACGCGTCAGTTCTCCCGCAGCTTCCACATCCACATAATACTGACCAGATTTCGTCATAAGTGATTCATCTGCGGCTACAGCCATCAACAATGTATCAGGATGCGTAGTACCGTTCAGTTTATGTACTGACTTGTTGAACTGCATGACCACTTTGTTAATCGCCGTGAAGAAATTGGCACCAGATGTGCCAAGCGCCGCGATCTCTGCATGATCGTCATCATCCATGACAGAGTATTGGGTACACATCTCCCAGCCTACCATGGTGATTGGAATGCCTGCATGTAGCACAATCTTGGCCGCTTCCGGATCGACGTAGAAATTATATTCTGCCGCGGGTGTGATATTGCCTAATGCATTATTCGTTCCGCCCATGATATACAAGTGCGCAATCTCTGGAACAATGGTAGGATCCTTCTGAATCGCCATCGCGATATTCGTCAACGGGGCAATCGCCAGAAGCTCAATTTCACCTGGGTTCGCATGAACCTTCTCAATGATAAAATCAACCGCATGCCCCTGCTCGGGACGCTGATCTGCCTTCGGAAAATGCGCGCCGCCCATACCGTCGTCACCATGCACATCTTCCACCGTACGGTGCTGTGCTTGCCCGTATGCCATTAAGGGACGCTCACACCCTTTGTATACAGGCACCTTACCGCCATGTCCAGCAACCTGTACCGTGTACAGGGCATTTTCAACCTCTTGGTCGAACTGCACGTTTCCACCTGTAATCGTAATGCCTTCCACCTGAAAATGATGCAATGCGGTCAGGATGGCAATCGTATCGTCTCCTGCTGTATCTGTATCGATGATGACTCTTCTCATGATGCAATGCTCCTTCTTCCGTATAAGATTCGTTCTACATTAACGTTTACGTCAGGATTTATTTTACATCAAAAAAGTACCGATGACGATGGAAACACCAATGATCACCGAACGCAGCAGCTGCGCCACCGCCATATTGCCTCGTGCGATTTCGTCACATACCCGCATTTTGGGAATCAGGAAATCAAATATAATATAGACCAGGCATAGAATAATGATACCCAGCACCGACCATAGGAGCATATCCAGCCATGCATGTGTAGAGAAGGATACCATACCCACAATGATACACAGTCCTAACAATTTGCTACCCATGTACATACCTGCCGCTTCATTCCCTTTAGCGATTTCTTCGCTATCGTTATAGCGGGTCAATTTGCTAAATGCAAAATATCCACATACCAGTACGACGAGCAAAACACCTATACCCACCGCAACATTCACCAGGTTCAAGCCTAAGTTCTCCATTCCTTCTCCTCCTCATCGTTCATCCGTTCACGTACCGCAGCAGCGCAATAATAGGCCATATCTCCGGTGACCTTCTCTCCAACCCGAGGTAGCATACCCGCAAAACGCCCACCAATGACAAACACTCCTGTGAGCAAATATCCACTGTACACCCCATCCTCAGTCTGAATCACAGCCTGCTCCATCGGAACCATCTGCTGATAGATTTTGGGCTGGTTGTCATAATAGGCCGCAATCTCTTCCTCTTCACTCGCTTCGTTCTCATCGGTTGCATTAGTGGCTGAGTCTCCGGCGTCCATTACAGCGTTCAGCGGTTGAAGCACACCCTGTAGTTGGGTAAGTTGATTCGTATCTCCATCCAGCAAAAGCGTTCCTCGGCCTTCGCGCCCCCAATAGCTCTTGGCTACATAAGGCATTGTGCTCTGCTCGAAAGGCTCAGCTGAGAAATAGGTCGGCAGCAGGTAACGGGAAATAACATCCATCTCTGCTTCATTAAAGAGCGTGAACCCGCAATATTCCGGGGTCTGATCGTTCCGTTCATAGAGTGACCAAATTGCCGCCATGAAGCCTTTGCTCTGCATCAGCACATGCTGTACGGGATTCATCAAGCCCAGCCGCCCCTCGCGTACAAGCTCAAGCAGTGCCGCTCCGACTTCCACACCTGTGCTCTCATCTCGATCATCAATCAAATATTCCAGGGGATAGAGCCGATACAAAAGTTGAATCTCCCTGCCCTGATGATATAACGCCTCACCTGGAATAATCTCCAATTCCTCTAGCGATGCATAATACGTCTCATATCCTGCTTCCCTACAGCGTTCCATCAGATAGGCTGTATTGGTTCGATCCTCCACATGATCTCCGTAAGAGGTGAATGTCACCGGCCCTTGCAATCCTTGCTCTGCATAGAACGATAGCCATGACTGGAAGCATTCCCGAATGCGAGCAGCCATCTCGGCAGATGGCGAAGTCCACGCAGCATCCTCAGCCAGCCCGATCAAAATACCTTCAAGCGAAGCAGCCTCTGGTATGCCCGTAGGGGTGTCGGTATTATTTTCAATACACTTCAGTCCAGCTTCGCCAATGATCCAGTCCTGTCGGGTGATCCCACCAGTAACCGCCTCCATCCGTGCTGCCGGAATAAGTCCAGGGTGGATGCCCAGCGGATTTTCTAGAAATGAATCAGGCATATAACGCTGGATAAATCGCATTACCTTGCAGTAGATCGCATCCACTGCTTCAGCCGCAGAACGAAGCTCCTCTACTTCGGATGGAGTGTAGACCGTCAGTGCAGGAACACAATATTGCTTCCCATACATGCGATGATAGGGAATGTGATGTCCTGCTTCACCACCAAAGACCTCATCATGACTGAACGGCAACGAATACACTTGCCTCATTGAGTTATCCTCCCGAACTGCGGAAGAAGCTGCCAAACCCGCTTGATTTGGATTTGGATGTGGATGAGCTATATGAGCTATTGCCGTCCTTGTTGCTCCGATAAGAGGAGCCACCGCCATAATAATAATGTCCACTGCTCGAATCATACTCACATCCGGTATCGTACTCCGGATCACATTCATCATTGTTGCTGCCACATCCAGCCAGTACAGCAGGAACAGCCAGCATTAGGGAGAATGCCACCAGCTTTGCTTTGGAACCGGGTTTCCCCCTGTGGTTGCGCTCTTCTTCGTTCATCACAGATCCACCTCCTTCATGAAAAACAACACTTTCCTACGATCTGCATCCAGCACCGAATACAAGAACTCATACGTCTTGCCACTGCGAACCATATAGTGATCCAGGAGCTGTTCGGCAATCTCCATCGTGTAAACAGAGGACTCTGTGAGCGTTAGCTCCTCAAAGGAATGTCCATTCCACAGCATGTACTCTGGGCTGTACATAGAGGACATTTTGCACATGGCCAAGGCTGCATCCGCAATTGCCCCACCGTATCCCTCCGGCATCTGCGTATCATACGCTGTCACATAAACGGCATGCTCCCGCTGATCCTGACACTCGTTGGACAGATGCGCCCACAGTTTGTTTTTGACCAGTGTAGCATCCACCAGCTTACGCATGAACAGTTCATCCCGCGTCACTGAAGCCTGCTCCAGCACGCCGGTCTCTGCTTGTTTTTCATCCGACCAGCTTCGATACGTCAATGAGTAATACATCCCGATAACCTCCCTCTCTGCAAGCTCTTAGGTGAGCCGTTTCATTACATACAAACGTATTTAACGCATCGGAAGAGAAAAAGTTACACAATTCACCATGACATGTAAAAAAGAACATGTTAGCTGTCCTCCTTCCACTCATATAAGTGCAGTAATCCGAAACAAACGTATGGATGGGACAACGCGCCCGTCTTAACCTGAAAAAGGGTTGCGATTGTCTCAAAAGGAATTTCCCCTCTTCACTCACGCTAAGCGCTAACGAACCTACCGCATCTTAATAGGCAGTTCATCTACGTATGCAAGATTTAACGAACCTCATTAATGCTACTCCTTCATAAAACCGTGTCAAAACCCAAAAAATCGGATGAATCGCCGAAGTAACGCCTCTGGGATTCGTTAGATCTCCAATCCGGGGAAATGGGAGCGAATAGCGTGTGTCAGATTCATTTAATGATAATAATGCTAAAGGGGATGTCCCCCGTCATTTTCATGACTTATGGGATATCCCCTTTGACCTGCAGCTTAGCTCCTGCAACTATAATTATCATTAACTTCGCTGTCTTACGTAGACCGGCTATGCTAGCTAAACTAAAACGCACAGCACAGCCTACATCTCAGCCCATTGAGCCAACAGTTCATTATATTCAGCCGATAACCGCTCACGCTCATTCCACAGGCTCTCCAGTTCAAGCGAGTTGTTCTGTATAGTCTCCAACTGCTGATCCAATTCCTGAATCTGCGCCTCAAGCCGAGCTAATGCCTGCTCCAGCTTCTCCGCAGAGCGTGTGCTGTCATTACTCTTGCCCCGGTTGGCAGCAGCGGCAGCTGATGAGGTTGCTGTTGAATTTGAAATGTTGCTCGCTTCAGTAGTTGTGTTATTGCTACAGCCTCTAGCCTTAGCCGTATCAGCAGATCCGCTCACCATAGAGGCTGCATCCGACTTCTTCCCAGAGCCGTGTGAAGCGACAGTGCTGCGAGAAGACGCTCCAGTTGCTGGGTTTGCCATGTCAACTGCATGAGCTTTCCGTTCAAGCTTCTTCTCGCGGTAAGCCTCGTAGTCTCCAAGGTAAGTGGTCATCTGTCCATTTTCCAATTCCCAGACACGGGAAGCCAGGCGATTCACGAAATACCGATCATGTGAGATCGCAAGTACTGTTCCTTCATAATCCACGAGCGACTCCTCTAACGCTTCTCTGGAGGCAATGTCTAGATGGTTCGTCGGTTCATCCAAGAGCAGCACATTCGGTTTGCGCTGAACCAACAGAGCTAACCGGAGACGTGTCCACTCTCCACCGGATAACTGTCCAACAGAGCGGAATACGTCTGCCCCATAGAAGAGATAACGAGCTAAAATTCCTCGTGCTTCTCCTTCCTCCACTCCAGCTTCTAATCGGAAGTATTCAAGCACGTTTAGCTTCGGATTTGTCGGTTCCTCCTGTTGAGCCAGGTACCCTACGTCCACGCGTGCGCCCCATTCCAGCTTGCCGGCATTTGGTTGTTCTTCACCAAGCAACAGCTTGAATAGCGTGGTCTTACCCGAACCGTTCCGACCGATCAGAGCAATCTTGTCCCCATACTCCAATAGACCGGAAACGCCGCGCAGAATTGCACGTTCGCCGTATCCCTTCTCAACGTGCTCCAGAACGGCTACTCGCTTGCCCGTGCGATCTGTGGGACGGACGTCGAAGTCAGCATTGCGCCGCTCCAGCACAGGTCGCTTCACCTGCTCCATACGCTCCAGTGCTTTGCGCATAGAAGCCGCTCGCCGGAAAAATTTCTCGTTACCGCCTACACGTCCCCATTCTTCCAGTTGGCGGATTGTTTCTTTCATTTTTTTGATGACCTTCTGCTGTTCCTTAAATTCTTCAAACTGCTGTAACAGCCGTTGCTCCTTCACCTTCATATACGCCGTATAACCTCCAGCAGACGTCTGGGCTTCGCCATCTTCCAGCTCCAGCGTTCGAGTAACCACCCGATCAAGGAAATAACGATCATGCGAGATGAGAACCACTGTACCGGGATATTCTCGTAAAAATCCCTCTAGCCACTCCACCCGCTCCAGATCCAGATGGTTTGTCGGCTCATCCAATAACAACAGATCCGGTCTTACAATTAACTGTGAAGCCAAGACCACTCGGGTTTGCTCTCCACCAGATAACGAACCGAAGCGCCAATCATAATGCGCCTTAGCCAGATCCAAACCATCCGCCACCTGATCAATCTGGGCGTCCATCTCATAACCACCCTCACGTTCAAACTGCTCTTGCAGGGCAGAATATCGTTTCAATAGACGGTCTAGTTGATCAGGATCTGCTGCACATGCAGGATCGGACATCTGCTGCTCCAGTTCCTTCATGCGTGTGCGACATTCCATGAGCTCCCTGAACCCAAGACTCAGCACATCTAACACGGTATAGTCATCCATGCCTTCTGGGACTTGAGCTACGTATCCGATCCGAGTATCTTTCTTAATCATGAGTTGCCCTTCATCCGGCTGGTTTGACCTAGCCATCAAGCGCATAAGTGTTGTTTTGCCGCTTCCGTTGCGGCCGATCAGAGCAACCTTGTCGCCTTCCATTATTTCAAAAGTTATGCCGTCCAGCACCAGATGTGCTCCGTGGTATTGTGTCAGTTGTTGCGCGCTAATGATCATCATAATAAGGTCCTCCTATGGATTGGAAGATCCTGACCGCAACACAAAAAGAGCCGCAGAGGTTAGCTCCGCGGCTCTTCCGAATCAAGCAATTACGCTTATTGTCCGAATGAGGTCAAGGCAGGCATCTTCTCGCAAATGTTAACTTCCGTATATTCAAAATTGGACAGACTTCTCCCGTTGTTGGAAAAAGTATGAACAATGCCAGCCATAGCAATCGGTAGCTGGCTAATACGGTTGTTAAGCATCTGGTGATTCACCTGTCTTCACCTCCCTTTTCATAATTAATGTCAATATATCACAGACACCTGTATCTCTGCAACCAGGCTTTTGCCCTTATGTTGTCTTCTGATCCATACGATAACGTTCACGAAAACCCTAGATTTCCACTGTCTGTACAAGGCAGAACCATAACTCTCATCACTGCAGCTGTGCGAACGCAAACTCAAAACCTAGATTAATTCCCGCCTCGACGTCGAATCACCAGAGCTGTAATCGCCACCGTAATCAGCGTCAACAGTCCGGATGTTCCCAGTGCTGCGCCGAGCAATGCATAGCCGATGCCTGGCCATCCACCAATGGCGATGCTAATCATGATGATGATGG
This genomic interval carries:
- a CDS encoding ABC-F family ATP-binding cassette domain-containing protein, which codes for MMIISAQQLTQYHGAHLVLDGITFEIMEGDKVALIGRNGSGKTTLMRLMARSNQPDEGQLMIKKDTRIGYVAQVPEGMDDYTVLDVLSLGFRELMECRTRMKELEQQMSDPACAADPDQLDRLLKRYSALQEQFEREGGYEMDAQIDQVADGLDLAKAHYDWRFGSLSGGEQTRVVLASQLIVRPDLLLLDEPTNHLDLERVEWLEGFLREYPGTVVLISHDRYFLDRVVTRTLELEDGEAQTSAGGYTAYMKVKEQRLLQQFEEFKEQQKVIKKMKETIRQLEEWGRVGGNEKFFRRAASMRKALERMEQVKRPVLERRNADFDVRPTDRTGKRVAVLEHVEKGYGERAILRGVSGLLEYGDKIALIGRNGSGKTTLFKLLLGEEQPNAGKLEWGARVDVGYLAQQEEPTNPKLNVLEYFRLEAGVEEGEARGILARYLFYGADVFRSVGQLSGGEWTRLRLALLVQRKPNVLLLDEPTNHLDIASREALEESLVDYEGTVLAISHDRYFVNRLASRVWELENGQMTTYLGDYEAYREKKLERKAHAVDMANPATGASSRSTVASHGSGKKSDAASMVSGSADTAKARGCSNNTTTEASNISNSTATSSAAAAANRGKSNDSTRSAEKLEQALARLEAQIQELDQQLETIQNNSLELESLWNERERLSAEYNELLAQWAEM
- a CDS encoding ABC transporter substrate-binding protein, which codes for MMAVLLSSCTSRDSANGKVQIEFFQNKPEAKATFDDLIQTFNAAHADIQVTQVNPPDAETVLKTRVVKNDIPDIMAMGATDTYSTLAQSDIFTDLTDSSLVQTIDPNYIQMLKDVTGMDEVTGIPYATNANGIMYNKTLFNEMGLDVPKTWDELIATAQQIKDAGKIPFYFTYKDDWQTNLPFNALGPNLVGIDFYLERRENKVTFKEKYREVAEKQLELMKYGHSDNFGKAYSDGNRAFANGEAFMYIQGTWAIPEIRKANPNVDIGFFPFPTGNDASQIKLVNGIDSLFTIAADTPNRAQAEEFIAFLLEPENIGRYIDEQTLFSAVEGVKQDDPAVQELMPYIEQGKVIDFADHYIPAAVQLNSIVQSFLQNQNIDNYLDTLDKEWDKVANRR
- a CDS encoding glutathionylspermidine synthase family protein translates to MRQVYSLPFSHDEVFGGEAGHHIPYHRMYGKQYCVPALTVYTPSEVEELRSAAEAVDAIYCKVMRFIQRYMPDSFLENPLGIHPGLIPAARMEAVTGGITRQDWIIGEAGLKCIENNTDTPTGIPEAASLEGILIGLAEDAAWTSPSAEMAARIRECFQSWLSFYAEQGLQGPVTFTSYGDHVEDRTNTAYLMERCREAGYETYYASLEELEIIPGEALYHQGREIQLLYRLYPLEYLIDDRDESTGVEVGAALLELVREGRLGLMNPVQHVLMQSKGFMAAIWSLYERNDQTPEYCGFTLFNEAEMDVISRYLLPTYFSAEPFEQSTMPYVAKSYWGREGRGTLLLDGDTNQLTQLQGVLQPLNAVMDAGDSATNATDENEASEEEEIAAYYDNQPKIYQQMVPMEQAVIQTEDGVYSGYLLTGVFVIGGRFAGMLPRVGEKVTGDMAYYCAAAVRERMNDEEEKEWRT
- a CDS encoding carbohydrate ABC transporter permease; its protein translation is MNKRMAPYYWMTVPAVVLFFVFMTLPAIQGIYYSFTNYNGFGKQYDFVGFKNYFNLFRDDNVGNAYWFTFKFAIVVTILTNILSLLIALGLNAKIKFRNFFRGIYFLPNILSVLIVGYIFNYLFSNVFPIWGQNLGINALSTNILGSESLAWIGIVIVAVWQSVALNTILYLAGLQTISPTLYEASSIDGAGKWREFWSITFPLIAPFFTINMVLAMKNSLMVFDQIVALTNGGPGRATQSISHLIYTGGFEGGEYAYQSANSVIYFIVIAVISILQIRFLQRREMDL
- a CDS encoding heme-degrading domain-containing protein, with the protein product MNLPLTEKLKEMQQEEKELIFHTFNSETALQLGLHLVAEAKRRAQAVTIDITLKGHRLFLHAMEGTHPDNEHWIRRKNNVVNHFFSSSWHTALRLRNENQSLEQNYNLADADYVLAGGAFPLIIENGGQVGTITVSGLPDEEDHDLVTTGIRSFLLQQG
- a CDS encoding DUF350 domain-containing protein; translation: MENLGLNLVNVAVGIGVLLVVLVCGYFAFSKLTRYNDSEEIAKGNEAAGMYMGSKLLGLCIIVGMVSFSTHAWLDMLLWSVLGIIILCLVYIIFDFLIPKMRVCDEIARGNMAVAQLLRSVIIGVSIVIGTFLM
- the lspA gene encoding signal peptidase II, translated to MLFYFVALLVTLVDQGTKIAVRMYMEVGDVMRLGDSGMQLQHYENTGMAGSLFQGNARLFGVIAVLFIAGILYYRRKGEIRGFWMQAGAGFMVGGALGNALDRFIYARVTDFLVFPSGRGILNLADVAINIGVVMIIIGMLIRAFQGYRAKRLRNALPKIERP
- a CDS encoding YesK family protein, with translation MDVVILWTLGMWVVQLLIEWLIYRAQKRQLTWIQSILPCVALLGGAIIIMISIAIGGWPGIGYALLGAALGTSGLLTLITVAITALVIRRRGGN
- a CDS encoding nucleoside hydrolase; this encodes MRRVIIDTDTAGDDTIAILTALHHFQVEGITITGGNVQFDQEVENALYTVQVAGHGGKVPVYKGCERPLMAYGQAQHRTVEDVHGDDGMGGAHFPKADQRPEQGHAVDFIIEKVHANPGEIELLAIAPLTNIAMAIQKDPTIVPEIAHLYIMGGTNNALGNITPAAEYNFYVDPEAAKIVLHAGIPITMVGWEMCTQYSVMDDDDHAEIAALGTSGANFFTAINKVVMQFNKSVHKLNGTTHPDTLLMAVAADESLMTKSGQYYVDVEAAGELTRGYSVVDINGRFGKAPNVRVCEAINRPQFKSMLLDVLSAIR